In one window of Corynebacterium mycetoides DNA:
- a CDS encoding alpha/beta fold hydrolase, translating to MDSVDITLPDGTTSTVLLFPAAESDKPLVVIWPGFGMGARYYRPIAQWLADHGFPVAIGELRGQGTNTAVATRAHSWSYNTMVTEDYPLTIQAAKEALGLDPSHRVVLLTHSMGGQIGTLFLADPAAAEDGVLGLMGVGSGSPYWRTFAPSVRRKLFVGSRIMAAVSLVLGYWPGGRFDFARYGRQSGWHVREWARLSRTNSVSHIAGNDYENALLEVTAPILYTRFNNDDDCTVESARALAMHLPAAHPKVEELSGDLGHNRWAREPEITGRRFVKFYEENFL from the coding sequence ATGGATTCCGTTGACATCACGCTGCCAGACGGCACAACCAGCACAGTTCTGCTGTTCCCGGCCGCCGAATCGGACAAGCCGCTCGTCGTGATCTGGCCGGGCTTCGGCATGGGAGCGCGGTACTACCGGCCGATTGCGCAGTGGCTCGCCGACCACGGCTTCCCAGTCGCGATCGGGGAGCTCCGCGGGCAGGGAACCAATACGGCTGTGGCAACCCGCGCTCATTCGTGGTCGTACAACACGATGGTCACGGAGGATTATCCGCTGACGATCCAGGCGGCGAAGGAAGCACTCGGGCTCGACCCCAGCCACCGCGTGGTGCTGCTGACCCACTCCATGGGCGGGCAGATCGGGACCCTGTTCCTGGCGGATCCGGCGGCCGCCGAAGATGGGGTCCTGGGGCTCATGGGTGTGGGCTCCGGCAGCCCCTATTGGAGGACGTTCGCACCGTCCGTCAGGCGCAAGCTGTTTGTCGGGTCGCGGATCATGGCGGCCGTCTCACTCGTGCTGGGGTACTGGCCGGGGGGCAGGTTCGACTTCGCGCGGTACGGGCGGCAGTCGGGGTGGCACGTGCGGGAGTGGGCGCGTCTGTCGCGCACCAACTCGGTGTCCCACATCGCAGGCAACGACTACGAGAACGCGTTGCTGGAGGTCACCGCCCCCATTTTGTACACCCGGTTTAACAATGATGACGACTGCACTGTGGAGTCCGCGCGTGCGTTGGCAATGCACCTCCCCGCGGCTCACCCGAAAGTGGAGGAGCTCTCGGGCGATCTCGGCCACAACCGGTGGGCGCGCGAGCCGGAAATCACGGGGCGGCGGTTTGTGAAGTTTTACGAGGAGAATTTCCTATAG
- a CDS encoding HNH endonuclease signature motif containing protein yields MDTTLTPLVDAIVDAAEELSATFSTPETLSFAGVRSDMERLNTALEKFGLIDASFAFIADRDGAGAAVGANHATQYLVDILGLSRHEALDRLSRGRRLFGEPEVPEPPREPAADPEQEKERAREEERRKAAARQARAAARKKAALINAEKQKIIAQCLRDLSEHANPGFDELHSRALTEAKKRTPEDLRAWLSDAVRKANRNGRDYDKKKDPFAAWKKRSVAFGHPDGDGLSRMIVHGPAAEMSLLKALIHPGYAPGTNTDSDPADDTRTRAQRGFDQLIAIARAYDAGKTQRGSGVCSIVLSLTLEDLLGADHTSVFPTNTGTDFTPLDILRLGLGGGDFVLQLDDVTGIPLSMGAVRLASVHQKLALLATQGVCAWAGCDKAAIEMEAHHILAWKDGGLTDIHNLAGLCREHHRCNNDRRDGTGNKGHVELNPETGRIEHHPADGSPPRTNETHGYHSSAGAKIRQRPLKRTHARGTPPILFPP; encoded by the coding sequence ATGGACACCACACTCACCCCGCTTGTCGACGCCATCGTCGACGCCGCGGAAGAACTCTCCGCAACGTTCTCCACCCCAGAAACCCTGTCGTTTGCAGGCGTGCGCTCCGACATGGAACGGCTCAACACCGCGTTGGAGAAGTTCGGTCTCATCGACGCCTCCTTCGCCTTCATCGCGGACCGCGACGGCGCGGGCGCGGCAGTGGGCGCCAACCACGCCACGCAGTATCTCGTCGACATCCTCGGGCTGTCCCGCCACGAGGCCCTCGACCGCCTCTCGCGGGGCAGGCGGCTCTTCGGAGAGCCCGAGGTCCCCGAACCTCCCCGGGAGCCGGCCGCCGATCCGGAGCAGGAAAAGGAACGGGCGCGTGAGGAGGAGCGTCGAAAAGCGGCGGCAAGACAGGCTCGCGCCGCGGCCCGCAAGAAGGCGGCGCTCATCAACGCCGAGAAGCAAAAGATCATCGCGCAATGCCTGCGCGACCTGAGCGAGCACGCCAACCCCGGCTTCGACGAGCTGCACAGCCGCGCGCTGACCGAGGCCAAGAAGCGCACGCCCGAGGACCTCCGCGCCTGGCTGAGTGACGCCGTGCGCAAGGCGAACCGCAACGGCCGCGACTATGACAAAAAGAAGGACCCGTTCGCCGCATGGAAGAAGCGCTCCGTCGCATTCGGTCACCCCGACGGCGACGGGCTCTCCCGGATGATCGTTCACGGCCCAGCGGCTGAGATGTCCCTGCTGAAAGCGCTCATCCACCCGGGCTACGCGCCAGGTACGAACACCGATTCCGACCCCGCCGACGACACGCGCACCCGGGCCCAGCGAGGCTTCGACCAGCTCATCGCCATCGCCCGGGCCTACGACGCCGGCAAGACGCAGCGCGGCAGCGGGGTGTGCTCCATCGTTCTCTCGCTCACCCTCGAGGACCTGCTCGGGGCGGACCACACCTCCGTCTTCCCCACCAACACCGGAACCGACTTCACACCTCTCGACATCCTCCGGCTCGGCCTAGGCGGGGGCGACTTCGTCCTCCAGCTCGACGACGTCACCGGGATCCCCCTGTCCATGGGCGCCGTGCGTCTCGCGTCGGTGCACCAAAAGCTCGCACTGCTCGCCACCCAGGGAGTGTGCGCGTGGGCCGGATGCGACAAGGCAGCCATAGAAATGGAAGCTCACCACATCCTGGCCTGGAAGGACGGGGGCCTCACCGACATCCATAATCTCGCCGGGCTATGCAGAGAACACCACAGGTGCAACAACGACAGAAGAGATGGAACAGGCAACAAGGGCCACGTGGAACTCAACCCGGAAACCGGGCGGATAGAACACCATCCCGCCGACGGGTCGCCGCCCCGGACGAACGAAACGCACGGCTACCACTCATCCGCCGGGGCGAAAATCAGGCAGCGCCCCCTGAAGCGAACCCATGCCCGCGGCACCCCGCCCATCCTCTTTCCCCCGTAA
- the gyrB gene encoding DNA topoisomerase (ATP-hydrolyzing) subunit B has product MATNEPHYDASSITILEGLEAVRKRPGMYIGSTSARGLHHLVWEVVDNSVDEAMAGYADRVDVTLLADGGIQVIDNGRGIPVEMHPSGAPTVQVVMTQLHAGGKFDSESYAVSGGLHGVGISVVNALSTRVEADIKRDGKHWYQNFTNAVPHELEQGGNARGTGTTIRFWPDAEIFETVEFDWDTIARRLQEMAFLNKGLTITLKDERATDEELELEAIAEEGETAALVEGDSFDDTVITDAAAAGDEAGADVAPAVQKKREKKVTYFYPNGLVDYVNYLNKSKTPIHPSVIGFEAKGTDHEAEVAMQWNTGFKESVHTFANTINTHEGGTHEEGFRAALTSLMNRYAREHKLLRDKEPNLTGDDCREGLSAVVSVRVGDPQFEGQTKTKLGNTEIKGFVQRAVNEHLSDWFDANPAEAKVIINKAVSSSQARQAARKARDLVRRKSAGDMGGLPGKLADCRSKDPKASELFIVEGDSAGGSAKQGRDSMYQAILPLRGKILNVEKARMDRVLKNAEVQAIITALGTGIHEEFDISRLRYHKIVLMADADVDGQHIATLLLTLLFRFMPELIEQGHVYLANPPLYKLKWAKGEPGYAFSDAERDDMLAEGKEAGRKINTDDGIQRYKGLGEMNASELWETTLDPEHRILRRVDVEDAQRADELFSILMGDDVAARRSFITRKAKDVRFLDV; this is encoded by the coding sequence GTGGCTACCAACGAACCGCATTACGATGCGTCATCGATCACCATTCTCGAGGGGCTCGAAGCTGTACGTAAGCGGCCCGGAATGTACATCGGCTCCACCAGCGCCCGCGGCCTGCACCACCTGGTGTGGGAGGTCGTGGACAACTCCGTCGACGAGGCCATGGCGGGTTACGCCGACCGTGTCGACGTTACGCTGCTTGCCGACGGCGGCATCCAGGTCATTGACAACGGCCGCGGCATCCCCGTGGAAATGCACCCCTCCGGTGCCCCGACCGTCCAGGTTGTGATGACGCAGCTCCACGCCGGCGGCAAGTTCGACTCCGAGTCATACGCCGTCTCGGGCGGCCTGCACGGCGTGGGCATTTCCGTAGTCAACGCGCTGTCCACCCGCGTCGAAGCCGACATCAAGCGCGACGGCAAGCACTGGTACCAAAATTTCACCAACGCTGTTCCCCACGAGCTCGAGCAGGGCGGCAATGCCCGCGGCACCGGCACCACGATCCGTTTCTGGCCCGACGCCGAGATTTTCGAGACCGTCGAGTTCGACTGGGACACCATCGCGCGGCGCCTGCAGGAGATGGCCTTCCTGAACAAGGGCCTCACCATCACGTTGAAGGACGAGCGCGCCACCGACGAGGAGCTCGAGCTCGAAGCGATCGCCGAGGAGGGTGAAACCGCGGCGCTGGTCGAGGGCGACTCGTTCGACGACACGGTCATTACCGACGCGGCCGCGGCCGGGGACGAAGCCGGCGCCGACGTCGCGCCCGCCGTGCAGAAGAAGCGCGAGAAGAAGGTCACCTACTTCTACCCGAATGGCCTGGTCGACTACGTCAACTACCTGAACAAGTCCAAAACCCCGATCCACCCCTCCGTCATCGGTTTCGAGGCCAAGGGCACCGACCACGAGGCCGAGGTGGCCATGCAGTGGAACACCGGGTTTAAGGAATCCGTCCACACCTTCGCCAACACCATCAACACACACGAAGGCGGAACCCACGAAGAGGGTTTCCGCGCGGCGCTGACCTCGCTGATGAACCGCTACGCGCGCGAACACAAGCTGCTGCGGGACAAGGAACCCAACCTCACCGGCGACGACTGCCGCGAGGGCCTCTCCGCCGTCGTCTCCGTGCGCGTGGGTGACCCGCAGTTCGAGGGACAGACCAAGACCAAGCTGGGCAACACCGAGATCAAGGGCTTCGTGCAGCGAGCGGTCAACGAGCACCTCTCCGACTGGTTCGACGCCAACCCGGCCGAGGCGAAGGTGATCATCAACAAGGCCGTCTCCTCCTCGCAGGCGCGCCAGGCCGCCCGCAAAGCCCGCGACCTCGTGCGCCGCAAGTCCGCCGGCGACATGGGCGGGCTGCCCGGCAAGCTCGCCGACTGCCGCTCCAAGGACCCGAAGGCCTCCGAGCTGTTCATCGTGGAGGGCGACTCCGCTGGCGGTTCCGCGAAGCAAGGCCGCGACTCGATGTACCAGGCGATCCTGCCGCTGCGCGGCAAGATCCTCAACGTGGAGAAGGCGCGCATGGACCGCGTGCTGAAAAACGCCGAGGTCCAGGCCATCATCACTGCCCTGGGCACCGGCATCCACGAGGAGTTCGACATCTCGCGGCTGCGCTACCACAAGATCGTGCTGATGGCGGACGCCGACGTCGACGGCCAGCACATCGCCACGCTGCTGCTCACGCTGCTGTTCCGTTTCATGCCGGAGCTGATCGAGCAGGGCCACGTCTACCTGGCTAACCCGCCGCTGTACAAGCTCAAGTGGGCCAAGGGCGAGCCCGGGTACGCATTCTCCGACGCGGAGCGCGACGACATGCTCGCCGAGGGTAAGGAAGCGGGCCGCAAGATCAACACCGACGACGGCATCCAGCGCTACAAGGGCCTGGGCGAGATGAACGCGAGCGAGCTGTGGGAGACCACCCTCGACCCCGAGCACCGCATCCTGCGCCGCGTCGACGTCGAGGACGCCCAGCGCGCCGACGAGCTGTTTTCCATCCTCATGGGAGACGACGTGGCGGCGCGCCGTTCCTTCATCACCCGCAAGGCGAAGGACGTTCGCTTCCTAGACGTCTAA
- a CDS encoding TetR family transcriptional regulator, with translation MKGLTAEQLLAVADEFCSATGVRVRSFSALCAAAAVPGARVHGVAVFDSPGAAADALHSAVVALAPLTGSNEGFAHVARHVYLDWLEM, from the coding sequence GTGAAGGGGTTGACCGCGGAACAGCTTCTGGCCGTGGCCGACGAGTTCTGCTCCGCCACCGGGGTCCGCGTGCGCTCTTTTTCGGCCCTGTGCGCTGCGGCGGCGGTGCCCGGAGCGCGGGTGCACGGTGTGGCCGTCTTCGACTCCCCCGGCGCGGCGGCGGACGCTTTGCATTCCGCCGTCGTGGCGCTGGCTCCCCTCACCGGATCCAACGAGGGTTTCGCGCATGTTGCCCGGCACGTGTATCTGGACTGGTTGGAGATGTGA
- the rpmH gene encoding 50S ribosomal protein L34 has translation MSKRTFQPNNRRRARKHGFRARMRTRAGRAIVSARRRKGRSSLTA, from the coding sequence GTGTCCAAGCGGACCTTCCAGCCCAACAACCGCCGCCGCGCCCGTAAGCACGGCTTCCGCGCCCGCATGCGCACCCGCGCCGGCCGCGCCATTGTGTCCGCACGCCGCCGCAAGGGCCGCTCCAGCCTGACGGCGTAA
- the recF gene encoding DNA replication/repair protein RecF (All proteins in this family for which functions are known are DNA-binding proteins that assist the filamentation of RecA onto DNA for the initiation of recombination or recombinational repair.) encodes MFVSDLNLRDFRSWPELALELKPGVTVFAGRNGHGKTNIVEALQYSSTLSSHRVATDSPLIRASATDARVSVTTVNSGRELTTHLLIKASGANQAQINRTRLKSTREVLGVLRTVMFSPEDLRLVTGEPAERRKFLDDLSASRAPRLGGAKADYDKVLRQRNALLRTSSYDLRRGYGDDAGASALATLDVWDSQLARNGAEVIAGRLELLDALAPHITESYRAVAPESRPASVHYTSTIDDAVRALSGAPSRDPDVIEAAMLTELSRRRKEEIERGTTLVGPHRDDMVLMLGDTPAKGYASHGETWSYALSLHLAEYALLSAEGSVPVLILDDVFAELDALRRQRLVAVAENAEQVLITAAVGDDLPDNLSKAVTARYFVAMDDGVSTLEVADG; translated from the coding sequence GTGTTCGTCAGTGACCTCAACCTGCGCGACTTCCGTTCTTGGCCCGAGCTGGCGCTAGAGCTGAAGCCGGGGGTGACCGTGTTCGCGGGGCGCAACGGGCACGGCAAGACCAACATCGTCGAGGCCCTCCAGTACAGCAGCACCTTAAGCAGCCACCGGGTCGCCACCGATTCCCCGCTCATCCGGGCCAGCGCGACGGACGCGCGGGTGTCCGTAACCACTGTCAATAGCGGCCGCGAGCTGACGACCCACCTGCTGATCAAGGCCTCCGGCGCCAACCAGGCGCAGATCAACCGGACGCGGCTGAAGTCCACGCGGGAGGTTCTCGGGGTGCTGCGCACGGTCATGTTCTCCCCGGAAGACTTGCGGCTTGTGACGGGTGAGCCCGCGGAGCGGCGGAAGTTCCTGGACGACCTCTCCGCCTCCCGCGCCCCCCGCCTCGGGGGAGCCAAAGCCGACTACGACAAAGTCCTGCGGCAGCGCAACGCCCTGCTGCGCACCTCCTCCTACGACCTGCGCCGCGGTTACGGCGACGATGCCGGCGCGAGCGCCCTGGCCACCCTCGACGTGTGGGATTCGCAGCTCGCCCGCAACGGTGCCGAGGTGATCGCCGGCCGCCTCGAGCTTCTCGACGCCCTCGCCCCGCACATCACCGAGTCCTACCGCGCCGTCGCACCGGAATCCCGCCCGGCCTCGGTGCACTACACCTCCACCATCGACGACGCGGTTCGCGCCCTATCCGGCGCCCCCAGCAGGGACCCGGACGTGATCGAGGCCGCCATGCTCACCGAGCTGTCGCGCCGCCGCAAAGAAGAGATCGAGCGCGGCACCACACTTGTTGGCCCCCACAGAGACGACATGGTGCTCATGCTCGGCGACACCCCGGCGAAGGGTTACGCCAGCCACGGTGAAACGTGGTCGTACGCGCTGTCACTCCACCTCGCCGAATACGCCCTGCTGTCCGCCGAGGGGTCGGTGCCCGTGCTCATCCTCGACGACGTCTTCGCCGAGCTCGACGCGCTGCGCCGCCAACGGCTCGTCGCCGTCGCGGAAAACGCCGAGCAGGTGCTCATCACCGCCGCTGTCGGCGACGATCTGCCGGACAACCTGTCCAAAGCCGTCACCGCGCGCTATTTTGTGGCCATGGATGACGGCGTATCGACGCTCGAGGTGGCCGATGGCTGA
- a CDS encoding DciA family protein produces the protein MADLIADTFDTLRSTARKRGGRVPDLRRQGESVIPRRARVGSVGSVGPVRGDKGASISVPGLDLGDLGDLGADAKPRWSGMGRPTGPDGRAMRRSYQVKGFGTLVRAEIQKREWTEHLAFGWVMGNWAGLVGEKIAQHTEVQMIKDGEVFITCDQTAWATQLKYMQATVLSAIADKVGPGLVTKLHVYPPKTKNWRKGPLHVKGRGPRDTYG, from the coding sequence ATGGCTGACCTCATCGCAGACACCTTCGACACCCTGCGCTCCACGGCCCGCAAGCGCGGCGGGCGCGTGCCCGACCTCCGCCGCCAGGGCGAATCCGTCATTCCGCGGCGGGCGCGGGTGGGCTCTGTTGGCTCTGTTGGCCCTGTTCGCGGGGACAAGGGGGCGTCGATAAGCGTGCCCGGGCTCGACCTTGGCGACCTTGGCGACCTTGGCGCGGACGCGAAGCCGCGGTGGTCAGGGATGGGGCGGCCGACGGGCCCGGACGGCCGAGCGATGCGCCGCAGCTACCAGGTCAAGGGGTTCGGGACGCTCGTGCGCGCGGAGATTCAGAAGCGCGAGTGGACCGAGCACCTGGCGTTTGGTTGGGTCATGGGCAACTGGGCCGGGCTGGTTGGGGAGAAGATCGCCCAGCACACCGAGGTGCAGATGATCAAGGACGGGGAGGTGTTCATCACCTGCGATCAGACGGCGTGGGCAACCCAGCTCAAGTACATGCAAGCCACGGTGCTCTCCGCCATCGCCGACAAGGTCGGGCCGGGTCTGGTGACCAAGTTGCACGTGTACCCGCCGAAGACGAAGAACTGGCGCAAGGGACCCCTCCACGTGAAAGGCCGGGGGCCGCGCGACACATACGGGTAG
- the dnaA gene encoding chromosomal replication initiator protein DnaA encodes MADQQLSALWSDIVSELLSLSERPNSNIPTLTHQERAYLQLVSPVMLVDGYAILSAPHSAAKTVVEDSLGSHITGLLTRKLGTPCTLAVSIRQTETEGETQQGLESRPAEPEPTSVPDWFSTTSPAPAFAPSPAPESSPWQAGEQIPMGLDELAQLHMRQQESQHRPEGRRQASAHPTVPQRPQRLVRETPAHSTDREASLNPKYTFENFVIGSSNRFANGAAVAVAENPARAYNPLFIWGGSGLGKTHLLHAAGNYAKLLQPNLRISYVSSEEFTNDYINSVRDDRQETFKRRYRNLDILMVDDIQFLEGKEGTQEEFFHTFNALHQQNKQIILSSDRPPKQLTTLEDRLRTRFEGGLITDIQPPDLETRIAILMKKAAADGTHVDHAVLELIASQFESSIRELEGALIRVSAYSSLINEPITLEVAQVALRDILPNGGEMNISAAAIKDAAADYFSVSLEQLTGAGKTRQVAHARQLAMYLCRELTDLSLPKIGDEFGGKDHTTVMYADRKIRKEMTENRGTYDEIQELTQMIKNRARSL; translated from the coding sequence GTGGCAGATCAACAACTCAGCGCGCTCTGGAGCGACATCGTTTCAGAGCTCCTCAGCCTCTCGGAGCGCCCCAACTCGAACATTCCGACGCTCACCCACCAGGAGCGCGCCTACCTGCAGCTCGTCAGCCCCGTCATGCTTGTCGACGGCTACGCCATCCTCTCGGCGCCGCACTCCGCGGCCAAGACCGTCGTCGAGGACTCGCTGGGCTCCCACATCACCGGGCTGCTGACCCGCAAGCTGGGCACCCCCTGCACACTGGCCGTGTCCATCCGTCAAACCGAGACGGAGGGAGAGACGCAACAGGGGCTCGAGTCCCGCCCGGCCGAGCCGGAACCCACCTCCGTTCCCGACTGGTTCTCCACCACCAGCCCGGCTCCCGCCTTCGCGCCCAGTCCCGCCCCGGAGTCCTCGCCGTGGCAGGCGGGCGAGCAGATCCCGATGGGGCTCGACGAGCTCGCGCAGCTGCACATGCGGCAGCAGGAGTCCCAGCACCGGCCGGAGGGGCGTCGCCAAGCAAGCGCTCACCCCACCGTGCCCCAGCGGCCCCAGCGCCTCGTTCGGGAAACCCCCGCCCACAGCACCGACCGCGAAGCGAGCCTGAACCCGAAGTACACGTTTGAGAACTTCGTCATCGGCTCGTCGAACCGCTTCGCCAACGGCGCCGCGGTCGCCGTCGCCGAAAACCCCGCGCGCGCCTACAACCCCCTGTTCATCTGGGGCGGTTCCGGGCTGGGCAAAACCCACCTCCTGCACGCCGCGGGCAACTACGCCAAGCTGCTGCAGCCGAACCTGCGGATCAGCTACGTGTCCTCGGAAGAGTTCACCAACGACTACATCAACTCCGTGCGCGACGACCGGCAGGAGACCTTCAAGCGGCGCTACCGCAACCTGGACATCCTCATGGTGGACGACATCCAATTCCTCGAGGGCAAGGAGGGGACCCAGGAAGAGTTCTTCCACACCTTTAACGCGCTCCACCAGCAGAACAAGCAGATCATCCTGTCGTCCGACCGGCCGCCGAAGCAGCTGACAACCCTCGAGGACAGGCTGCGCACGCGTTTCGAGGGCGGTCTGATCACCGATATCCAGCCGCCTGATCTCGAGACGCGCATCGCGATCCTGATGAAAAAGGCGGCGGCCGACGGGACGCACGTGGACCACGCTGTCCTGGAGCTCATCGCGTCGCAGTTCGAGTCGTCGATACGCGAGCTCGAGGGGGCGCTGATCAGGGTGTCGGCGTACTCGTCGCTGATTAACGAGCCCATCACGCTCGAGGTCGCCCAGGTCGCGCTGCGCGACATCCTGCCCAACGGCGGCGAGATGAACATCAGCGCGGCGGCGATCAAGGACGCCGCTGCGGATTACTTCAGCGTCTCCCTCGAGCAGCTCACGGGCGCGGGCAAGACCCGCCAGGTCGCGCACGCACGGCAGCTGGCCATGTACCTGTGCCGGGAGCTGACAGACTTATCTCTGCCGAAGATCGGCGACGAGTTCGGCGGCAAGGACCACACGACGGTGATGTACGCCGACCGGAAGATCCGCAAGGAGATGACGGAGAACCGGGGCACTTACGACGAGATCCAGGAGCTGACACAGATGATCAAGAACCGGGCTCGTTCCCTCTAA
- the dnaN gene encoding DNA polymerase III subunit beta, with protein sequence MDDNSVSFRVHKDDLSDAVAWVARSLPTKNTQPVLRAVVITADDTGLEFAGFDYEVSSRVRIGAEVSQPGRVAVAGKLMADIVANMPAKPMEVSTDGSTMLLQGGSARFELPLMPLDDYPQLPTLPEVTGRISPAEFVGAVTQVASAAGRDDTLPMLTGVHMEISGNAVQFTATDRFRLALRRIQWEPVSADVTAKLLVPAKTLLDNARTLDTHIDEPVEIAVGDSDNVGGEGLFGLHSGNRETTTRMLDADFPNIQPLLPKTHTSMASVEISPLVEAIRRVSLVADRNAQVRMHFRPGEVTLYASGADSGEASETVEAAFTGADELLIAFNSGYLKDGLAVIPTNRVVFGFTEASRPAIMIPEPEQLPEAEADGTFPTPASDFTYLLMPVRLPG encoded by the coding sequence ATGGACGACAACTCGGTGTCATTTCGGGTTCACAAGGACGACCTCTCCGACGCCGTAGCGTGGGTAGCGCGCAGCTTGCCGACGAAAAACACGCAGCCGGTGCTGCGCGCCGTCGTCATCACCGCCGACGACACGGGGCTCGAGTTCGCGGGCTTCGACTACGAAGTCTCCTCGCGAGTGCGCATCGGTGCGGAGGTCTCGCAGCCTGGCCGCGTCGCCGTGGCCGGCAAGCTGATGGCCGACATCGTGGCCAACATGCCGGCAAAACCGATGGAGGTGTCCACCGACGGATCCACCATGTTGCTCCAGGGCGGATCTGCGCGTTTCGAGCTGCCGCTTATGCCGCTGGATGACTACCCCCAGCTGCCGACCCTTCCCGAGGTCACAGGGCGCATTTCCCCCGCCGAGTTCGTCGGCGCCGTCACCCAGGTCGCCTCGGCCGCCGGGCGCGACGACACCCTGCCGATGCTCACGGGCGTGCACATGGAGATTTCCGGCAACGCCGTCCAGTTCACCGCGACTGACCGGTTCCGCCTCGCACTCCGCCGCATCCAGTGGGAGCCGGTGAGCGCGGATGTGACGGCGAAGCTGCTCGTTCCCGCCAAGACGCTGCTCGACAACGCCCGCACCTTGGACACCCACATCGACGAGCCGGTGGAGATCGCGGTGGGCGACTCCGACAACGTGGGCGGCGAGGGCCTCTTCGGCTTGCACTCCGGAAACCGCGAAACCACAACCCGCATGCTCGACGCGGATTTCCCGAACATTCAGCCGCTGCTTCCCAAGACGCACACCTCGATGGCCAGCGTGGAAATCTCCCCGCTCGTCGAGGCGATTCGCCGCGTGAGCCTCGTCGCTGACCGGAACGCCCAGGTGCGCATGCACTTCCGCCCCGGCGAGGTGACCCTGTATGCCTCCGGTGCCGATTCCGGCGAGGCCAGCGAAACGGTGGAAGCAGCCTTCACCGGCGCCGACGAACTGCTCATCGCGTTTAACTCCGGCTACCTCAAGGACGGGCTCGCCGTCATCCCCACCAACCGCGTGGTCTTCGGGTTCACCGAGGCGTCGCGCCCGGCGATCATGATTCCCGAGCCCGAGCAGCTGCCCGAGGCGGAAGCGGACGGCACTTTCCCGACCCCGGCCTCCGACTTCACGTACCTGCTCATGCCGGTGCGCCTGCCGGGCTAA
- the rnpA gene encoding ribonuclease P protein component: protein MLPRANKLASSADFRRTMSARTRAGSRTLVVHIAARTDTAITGGPRFGLVVSKAVGNAVVRHRVSRKLRHVLLGSVDKLAREHDVVVRALPAAAEASSDDLRKDYLHALSAALRKLGAHDEPAKDTRD, encoded by the coding sequence GTGCTACCCAGAGCGAACAAGCTCGCCTCGTCCGCGGATTTCCGCCGGACGATGTCCGCGCGCACGCGCGCTGGGTCCCGCACGCTCGTGGTGCACATCGCAGCCCGAACCGACACCGCCATCACAGGAGGCCCCCGGTTCGGGCTCGTCGTGTCTAAGGCGGTGGGCAACGCGGTGGTGCGCCACCGCGTGTCGCGTAAGCTCAGGCACGTGCTGCTCGGGAGCGTCGACAAGCTCGCGCGGGAGCACGACGTGGTGGTGCGGGCCCTGCCTGCCGCCGCCGAAGCGAGCAGCGACGACCTGCGCAAGGATTACCTCCACGCCCTTTCCGCGGCGCTGCGGAAGCTGGGCGCGCACGACGAACCCGCAAAGGACACCCGCGACTGA
- a CDS encoding DUF6918 family protein — MSDLTKLLDPTVRPTVVNDVTGLVDRTIASQSGLTGMAIKSATSAARKADADIVSKVINRSLPDIVDALTPYWDAYDAEQSAGFGNYLASRQDDVVADVLGLGDKYVQQAPAAAQKVYSSLRGKAGKIIAPALPEFGEIIERHAL, encoded by the coding sequence ATGAGCGACCTCACCAAACTCCTTGACCCCACCGTGCGCCCCACCGTTGTCAACGATGTCACCGGCCTCGTCGACCGAACCATCGCCTCACAGTCCGGGCTGACAGGCATGGCGATCAAATCCGCCACCTCCGCCGCCCGGAAGGCGGACGCCGACATCGTGTCCAAGGTCATCAACCGCTCCCTCCCCGACATCGTCGACGCACTGACCCCCTACTGGGATGCGTACGACGCCGAGCAGTCAGCGGGATTTGGCAACTACCTCGCCAGCCGACAGGACGACGTGGTTGCTGACGTCCTCGGCCTCGGCGACAAGTACGTGCAACAGGCACCCGCCGCCGCGCAGAAGGTGTACTCCAGCCTCCGCGGCAAGGCCGGCAAGATCATCGCCCCCGCGCTGCCGGAATTCGGCGAGATCATCGAGCGCCACGCCCTATAG